A region of Prochlorococcus marinus subsp. pastoris str. CCMP1986 DNA encodes the following proteins:
- a CDS encoding shikimate dehydrogenase — MITSKTSFLALIGNPVSHSLSPIMQNAAIQYLGLDLIYMAIPCKNEDLEIVVNSIKKMNCKGLNITIPFKQKVFDMCSEISPVAKKVKAINTLKLNDNKNWIGTNTDIDGFIYPLKNLNLIKKSSLILGSGGAARSVIQGLIELKLSKITIISRKRNSLNELITNFKNDIEIKGLLSTNNEIKNLIQETDLIINTTPVGMSNTTNTDELPFGQGFWDSINSKTIVYDLIYNPSPTPFLKFCDKKGCMTIDGTQMLIAQGAKSLSFWTNGLEVPYEVMHDALKEYL; from the coding sequence ATGATTACAAGTAAAACATCATTTCTTGCTTTGATTGGAAACCCAGTAAGTCATTCTTTGTCTCCAATTATGCAAAATGCAGCTATTCAATATTTAGGCCTTGATTTAATTTATATGGCTATACCTTGTAAAAATGAAGACTTAGAAATAGTTGTTAATTCTATAAAAAAAATGAATTGTAAAGGTTTGAACATTACAATTCCTTTTAAGCAAAAAGTATTTGATATGTGTAGTGAAATATCTCCAGTTGCAAAGAAAGTGAAAGCTATTAATACCCTGAAATTAAACGATAATAAAAATTGGATTGGAACAAATACTGATATTGATGGATTTATCTATCCTTTAAAAAATCTTAATTTAATAAAAAAGAGTTCATTAATTTTAGGTTCTGGAGGAGCAGCTAGATCAGTAATCCAAGGTCTAATAGAATTAAAATTATCAAAAATTACAATCATTTCACGAAAAAGAAATTCTTTAAATGAATTAATTACCAATTTTAAAAATGATATCGAAATAAAAGGTTTGCTTAGTACTAATAACGAAATTAAAAATTTAATTCAAGAAACTGATTTAATAATCAATACAACTCCAGTAGGAATGAGCAATACCACTAATACTGATGAATTACCATTTGGTCAAGGTTTTTGGGATTCCATAAATTCCAAGACGATTGTTTATGACCTGATTTACAATCCTTCTCCCACTCCGTTCTTAAAATTTTGCGATAAAAAAGGATGCATGACTATAGATGGTACTCAAATGCTAATTGCTCAAGGAGCAAAATCATTATCATTCTGGACAAACGGATTAGAAGTACCTTATGAGGTTATGCATGATGCATTAAAAGAATATCTTTAA
- the rpsF gene encoding 30S ribosomal protein S6 → MTDQIYYETMYILRPDIAEDEVTNHIDKYNKLLEESGGKILDSQMRGKRRLAYQIAKHREGIYVQLSHQGDGQHIFKIEKAMRLSEDVIRYLTVKQEGPLPTPRSSNKGYNQSEKKDIESIDSTNKSEFKEEANDKKTATSESTSSQGKESQKS, encoded by the coding sequence ATGACTGATCAAATTTATTACGAAACAATGTACATTCTTCGTCCCGATATAGCTGAGGACGAGGTAACTAATCATATAGATAAATATAATAAACTTCTTGAGGAATCAGGGGGTAAAATCCTCGACAGTCAAATGAGAGGTAAAAGAAGATTAGCTTATCAAATAGCAAAACATAGAGAAGGTATTTATGTTCAATTAAGTCATCAAGGTGATGGCCAACACATTTTCAAAATAGAAAAAGCAATGCGTTTAAGTGAAGATGTTATTAGATATTTAACAGTAAAACAAGAAGGACCTTTACCTACGCCAAGATCTTCAAATAAAGGATATAATCAATCAGAGAAAAAAGATATTGAGAGTATTGATTCAACTAATAAATCAGAATTTAAAGAGGAAGCTAATGATAAAAAAACGGCAACTTCTGAATCTACATCATCTCAAGGTAAAGAGTCTCAAAAGTCTTGA